The proteins below are encoded in one region of Loxodonta africana isolate mLoxAfr1 chromosome 5, mLoxAfr1.hap2, whole genome shotgun sequence:
- the TIFA gene encoding TRAF-interacting protein with FHA domain-containing protein A — translation MGSQVGPIPVHVMAGFEDDDTEETVTCLRMTLYHPAQMQGGIFQSIRFYNREKLPSGEVVKFGRNTSICRYIFQDKQVSRVQFALQLFKDFNSSVLSFEIKNMSKKASLIVDNQELGYLNKAKLPYRCMVRFGDYQFLMEKEDGESLDFFETQFILSPRPLLQENILAVMSPVPENGHFTTRSTSPTEMDENES, via the exons ATGGGCTCCCAG GTGGGTCCGATTCCGGTGCATGTCATGGCCGGTTTTGAAGATGATGACACGGAAGAGACAGTAACTTGTCTCCGGATGACCCTTTACCATCCTGCCCAGATGCAAGGTGGAATATTTCAATCAATAAGATTTTATAACCGGGAGAAACTGCCCTCCGGTGAAGTGGTGAAATTTGGCCGAAACACCAGCATCTGTCGTTATATCTTTCAAGACAAACAGGTTTCCCGAGTTCAGTTTGCTCTGCAGCTGTTTAAAGATTTCAATAGCTCAGTTCTgtcttttgaaattaaaaatatgagtAAGAAGGCAAGTCTGATTGTGGACAACCAAGAGCTGGGCTACCTAAACAAAGCGAAGCTGCCGTACAGGTGCATGGTCAGATTCGGTGACTATCAGTTCCTCATGGAGAAGGAAGATGGCGAGTCATTGGATTTTTTCGAGACTCAATTTATTTTGTCTCCAAGGCCACTGTTACAAGAAAACATCCTTGCAGTGATGAGTCCTGTACCTGAGAATGGCCATTTTACCACCCGAAGCACTTCTCCTACAGAAATGGATGAAAATGAATCATGA